The Oncorhynchus nerka isolate Pitt River linkage group LG12, Oner_Uvic_2.0, whole genome shotgun sequence genome includes a region encoding these proteins:
- the LOC115139080 gene encoding LOW QUALITY PROTEIN: uncharacterized protein LOC115139080 (The sequence of the model RefSeq protein was modified relative to this genomic sequence to represent the inferred CDS: deleted 2 bases in 1 codon), whose translation TSSTWPPGPPSSVTSTSSPPAPPAASTSVSCCCRRLPHRLRIRYWTPVINPLFWGAERVLELPHLQSRVLSNLLDFIYTSHVLRRDDKGKRLLSEAGLSLGVPFLTHLVKEEEEEPGEMKGKSRQGRGGEAMMEDGACGPENAKITLSFPLSAALPAALTVHNHRPSSAMSSPRCRHSSSGSKGSNEGSSWKLAAAATTDKRRPFKQPRHDSSPCSSSSSHSSSLSHGSYRTGQKGHQIPPPLFKAGLDSQFHRFTPRSSNGPIVGYPGEGHRLTNGTASPSDTAQILFNLSAVAYQSQGRQGTERKEKTGKQGGRVGSPQVGPNLHPPTLHLPPLPHPSSSFIPTPLPPHASSTPPDGPKAELICGVCHRLFSSASSLTAHLRLHRGGRALSCQHCGKAFIHNKRLQSHEASCRHALTPAIPSNLPHLPIQPKEEPLEEGEVRVEGGQILGAGEEDMKPGKGKKGRGLLVRHEGDVSELVGDEDHFVKVVDGHVIYFCSVCERSYMTLSSLKRHSNVHSWRRKYPCHFCDKVFALAEYRTKHEVWHTGERRYQCIFCWEAFATYYNLKTHQKAFHGISPGLISSEKTANGGYKQKVNALKFYRLLPMRSQKRPYKTYSDSLANGLQLPPSDPSSVPLPLDCSLPDSLDPGDLRSLISGSLPKGVKPDPEEFLASFPLTVALEQGEIRLPSLTDMALGRVADREPASEKVGSRGSSSKVSVGNRVKTPKVSGSPELGLSSVITYGHPKPSVIVHGTAVSSVIVHSNQVTSGGGKSPLSSPSPESSNSQTLLPKSSAKPVKKHRESTESHRKRAKLVDSSDATEESERRSETGRSHHKSSKSDGSSAKQSSEGKGAGPLCQITVRIGEEAMVKRSISETDLKRDRSPPPSKAKRTYSSPLETKEPRHSHHHHHHHKHRSHRSSSTGAEGERGGDGESRKKSPIAPGKVREYYFRQEVRKQGESEDDEDNLWRPYYSYKPKRKAPHVHKAKNWQAKLHYKRSLRLMKRAEGIMDHVNKEAGEQDEEDGTMDEVEGEVEGHIEQEKGEVPESLSISPIPSKDKEGEEEIQEAHLKTTDPPLASPQPPLATSVSPMDTKRRPWSDGSASECDTCGRWFSSSRKRDKHELSHLLEFVCLLCRAPFPSRDQLEDHQRTRHPKDPDPLSVPPRAGPQSRDEGVERETKLAEVDRARERVILGKGSPSRLSRRSLARHTCLQCHKVCKTSSALNRHVRRHELSSSPEREREETQPEPKAAAETTVSTASKDLDTMSGHVPVVQSVPAISYPVPEPQHSSEGIEAQQCASQPSKVKAEHHIPTLCSSPELHELATPVPDREPSPLIIQPPSEIPMVDIPDSNRPTPSPSSCTSPLQGVLVMSSGAECLDYRTPRKRSLEGQSHRKTSPAPVTGPPTAFLNMHLTSQMRINHTAAPPSVAMTTVPLRGVCGVKREGDIVEKGLRQGCGMGLLHHAGFKDSPVAQDVRVLPLSRSPSPNQAQDLTMSSILAREVERERQREWERDMERELERGRQRERERDMDRELERGRQRERNMDRVLERERRREREMERVQQTRGASQPPQEQLRDKEVILLVPKEEPISPAPSPIHTPIQTTINNRPLQRRPTVSPCLSPTAMDLLMQANRQVSQSMCGTRGPERLQLPTGSVGGIDRPSAHALLLPRVPPPSEAEPQDHSPAPSRDPHRGEVIARGYPMQDYPLPLIVQSGYCSGKKQEDNLLMSYPTGPLAFGPLGKMMPTGDLAKLPFYPDPYHLLYGPQLLAYPYNLASLPMALNMMAPGDDKVAPLPFLPALFNYAAAAGPYTGMLPHHLVANPSLYNSGGSSRKQRDGSGGGKP comes from the exons ACAAGCAGCACCTGGCCGCCGGGCCCACCCTCTTCTGTGACGTCAACCTCGTCGCCGCCAGCACCGCCTGCAGCCAGTACTTCCGTCAGCTGCTGCTGTCGACGTCTTCCCCACCGCCTTCGGATCCGGTATTGGACACCCGTCATCAACCCCCTCTTCTGGGGGGCTGAGCGAGTCCTGGAGCTGCCTCACCTCCAGTCGAGAGTGCTGTCCAACCTGCTCGACTTCATCTACACCTCCCACGTCCTCCGCCGGGACGACAAGGGGAAAAGGCTTCTCTCAGAGGCGGGCCTCAGCCTCGGGGTGCCCTTCTTGACCCACCTggttaaagaagaggaggaggaaccaGGGGAGATGAAGGGTAAAAGCAGGCAGGGCCGAGGAGGGGAGGCCATGATGGAGGACGGGGCATGCGGCCCAGAGAACGCTAAGATCACCCTCAGCTTCCCCCTCAGTGCCGCCCTGCCCGCCGCCCTCACCGTTCACAACCACCGCCCCTCCTCGGCCATGTCCTCCCCTCGCTGCCGACACTCCTCCTCGGGCTCCAAGGGGTCCAATGAGGGGTCGTCATGGAAACTGGCCGCCGCCGCCACCACGGACAAACGGCGGCCGTTTAAACAGCCCCGACATGACAGCTCTCcatgctcttcctcctcctcccattcctcttct ctctcccatgGATCTTACCGCACTGGTCAAAAAGGACACCAAATCCCCCCACCTCTTTTCAAAGCCGGTCTGGACTCCCAGTTCCACAGGTTCACCCCTAGGTCCTCCAATGGGCCTATAGTGGGTTACCCAGGGGAGGGTCACAGACTGACCAATGGCACAGCCTCCCCCTCAGACACTGCACAGATCCTGTTCAACCTGAGCGCCGTGGCCTATCAGAGCCAGGGGAGGCAGggcacagagagaaaggagaaaacaGGAAAACAAGGAGGGAGGGTGGGCAGCCCACAAGTTGGACCAAACCTCCACCCGCCCACCCTccaccttcctcctcttcctcacccttcctcctctttcaTCCCAACCCCCCTTCCTCCCCATGCCTCCTCCACCCCCCCAGATGGCCCCAAGGCGGAGCTGATATGTGGGGTGTGCCACCGCCTCTTCAGCTCCGCCTCGTCTCTCACGGCCCACTTGCGGCTGCACCGTGGCGGCCGGGCCCTAAGCTGCCAGCACTGTGGCAAAGCCTTCATCCACAACAAGAGACTGCAGTCCCACGAGGCCTCCTGCAGGCACGCTCTGACCCCGGCTATCCCCTCTaacctcccccatctccccatccAGCCAAAAGAGGAGCCCCTGGAGGAAGGGGAggttagggtggagggtggaCAGATTCTGGGGGCAGGCGAGGAAGATATGAAGCCTGGAAAAGGGAAGAAAGGGCGAGGTCTCCTAGTTCGACACGAAGGCGACGTGTCCGAGCTGGTGGGGGACGAGGACCACTTCGTCAAGGTGGTGGACGGCCACGTCATCTACTTCTGCTCGGTGTGTGAGCGCTCCTACATGACCCTGTCCAGCCTCAAGCGCCACTCCAACGTGCACTCATGGCGCCGCAAGTACCCCTGCCACTTCTGCGACAAGGTGTTTGCCCTGGCCGAGTACCGCACCAAACACGAGGTGTGGCACACGGGCGAGCGACGCTACCAGTGCATCTTCTGCTGGGAGGCCTTTGCCACGTACTACAACCTGAAGACCCACCAGAAGGCTTTCCACGGCATCAGCCCGGGCCTCATCTCCAGCGAGAAGACGGCTAACGGCGGCTACAAGCAGAAGGTCAACGCGCTCAAGTTCTACCGCCTGCTCCCCATGCGTTCCCAGAAGAGACCCTACAAGACTTACAGTGACTCCCTGGCCAATGGCCTGCAGCTGCCCCCTTCCGACCCCTCTTCCGTCCCTCTGCCCCTGGACTGCAGCCTGCCTGACTCCCTGGACCCTGGTGACCTGCGCAGCCTCATCAGTGGCTCTCTACCCAAGGGTGTGAAGCCAGACCCTGAAGAGTTCCTTGCCAGCTTCCCACTCACAGTAGCCCTAGAGCAGGGAGAGATCCGTCTCCCTTCCCTAACAGACATGGCCCTAGGGAGAGTAGCAGACAGAGAGCCAGCATCCGAGAAGGTAGGTAGTCGTGGCAGCAGCTCCAAGGTATCCGTTGGCAACAGAGTTAAAACTCCCAAGGTCAGCGGTAGCCCAGAGTTGGGTTTGTCCTCGGTGATCACGTACGGACACCCCAAGCCATCAGTCATAGTGCACGGCACAGCAGTGTCATCCGTCATTGTCCATAGCAACCAGGTCACCTCCGGGGGTGGGAAAAGCCCCCTGAGCAGTCCCTCCCCTGAATCTAGCAACAGCCAGACACTCCTCCCCAAGAGCAGTGCAAAGCCTGTTAAAAAGCATAGGGAGAGTACGGAGAGCCATAGGAAGAGAGCTAAATTAGTGGACAGTTCAGATGCCACAGAGGAGtcggagaggagatcagagacggGTAGGTCCCATCATAAGTCCAGCAAGAGTGACGGCTCCTCAGCCAAACAGTCGTCAGAGGGCAAAGGAGCCGGGCCGCTGTGTCAGATCACGGTGCGGATAGGCGAGGAGGCCATGGTCAAGCGCAGTATCTCCGAGACGGACCTCAAGAGGGACAGGAGCCCCCCTCCTTCCAAAGCCAAAAGGACATACTCCTCCCCACTGGAGACCAAGGAACCTCGCCactctcaccaccaccaccatcaccacaaacACCGCTCCCATCGCAGCTCGAGCACCGGAgccgagggggagagaggaggagatggggagagcagGAAGAAAAGTCCCATAGCCCCGGGCAAGGTCAGAGAGTACTACTTCCGCCAGGAGGTGCGCAAGCAGGGGGAGAGTGAGGACGATGAGGACAACCTCTGGAGGCCCTACTACTCCTACAAACCCAAGAGGAAGGCCCCGCACGTCCACAAAGCAAAGAACTGGCAGGCCAAACTGCACTACAAACGCTCCCTCCGGCTTATGAAGCGGGCCGAGGGAATCATGGACCATGTAAATAAGGAGGCAGGGGAGCAAGACGAGGAGGATGGAACGATGgatgaggtggagggggaggtggaagGTCACATAGAgcaagagaagggagaggtaccTGAATCCCTCAGTATTTCCCCTATACCTTCGAAAGacaaagagggggaggaagaaatCCAGGAGGCCCACCTTAAGACCACTGATCCTCCCCTGGCTTCCCCCCAACCCCCTCTGGCTACCTCAGTCTCCCCTATGGACACAAAACGCCGTCCCTGGTCCGATGGCAGCGCGTCGGAGTGCGATACGTGTGGCCGCTGGTTCTCCAGCTCCAGGAAGCGGGATAAACACGAGCTCAGCCACCTGCTGGAGTTTGTGTGCCTCCTTTGTAGGGCCCCTTTCCCTTCCAGGGACCAGCTGGAGGATCACCAGAGAACTCGGCACCCCAAAGACCCCGACCCCCTGTCCGTGCCACCCCGAGCGGGACCTCAGTCCAGAGATGAGGGCGTGGAGAGGGAGACTAAGCTGGCAGAGGTAGACCGGgcgagagagagggttatactagGGAAGGGAAGTCCAAGTCGTCTAAGCAGGAGGTCGTTGGCGAGACACACCTGTTTGCAGTGCCATAAGGTATGCAAGACATCCTCGGCGCTAAACCGCCACGTGAGGCGCCACGAGTTAAGCAGCTCCccggagagggaaagggaggagacCCAGCCAGAGCCAAAAGCAGCAGCAGAGACTACAGTTAGCACTGCTAGCAAAGACCTCGACACCATGAGTGGCCATGTTCCCGTTGTTCAGTCTGTCCCAGCTATCAGCTACCCTGTCCCAGAACCACAGCATAGCAGCGAGGGCATAGAGGCACAGCAGTGCGCGAGCCAGCCTAGCAAAGTGAAAGCAGAGCACCATATTCCAACACTGTGCAGCAGCCCTGAACTCCATGAACTCGCCACTCCTGTTCCTGACCGAGAGCCCAGTCCACTGattattcagcccccttcagAGATCCCCATGGTCGATATCCCCGATTCTAACAGGCccacaccctctccctcctcctgcacCTCGCCCCTCCAGGGTGTGCTGGTCATGAGCAGTGGAGCTGAATGTCTGGACTACCGGACCCCCAGGAAGAGGAGTCTGGAGGGACAGAGTCACAGGAAGACCAGCCCTGCACCTGTCACGGGACCACCCACCGCTTTTCTGAACATGCACCTGACCTCGCAGATGAGAATCAACCACACTGCTGCTCCTCCGTCCGTTGCTATGACAACAGTGCCCCTCCGAGGGGTCTGTGGCGTGAAGCGGGAGGGAGATATTGTGGAGAAAGGACTGAGGCAGGGATGTGGGATGGGCCTCCTCCATCATGCTGGTTTTAAGGACTCACCAGTGGCCCAAGATGTCAGGGTCCTGCCCTTGTCCCGGAGCCCCAGTCCCAACCAAGCACAAGACCTGACTATGTCCTCAATCCTAgccagagaggtggagagggaaaggcagagagaatgggagagggatatggagagagagctggaaagggggaggcagagagaaagggaaagggatatggacagagagctggaaagggggaggcagagggagaggaataTGGACAGAGTGCTAGAAAGGGAGAggcggagagaaagggagatggagagggttcAGCAGACTAGGGGGGCATCTCAACCCCCACAGGAGCAGCTCAGAGACAAGGAGGTGATCCTCCTGGTACCCAAAGAGGAGCCAATTAGTCCCGCACCGTCCCCTATACACACACCCATTCAAACCACTATTAACAACCGTCCCTTGCAGAGGCGGCCCACCGTGTCCCCATGCCTCTCCCCCACTGCCATGGACCTGCTGATGCAGGCCAACCGCCAAGTTTCCCAGTCCATGTGTGGCACACGGGGCCCCGAGAGGCTTCAGTTGCCCACTGGGTCAGTCGGTGGCATCGACCGCCCCTCGGCCCACGCCCTACTGCTCCCACGGGTCCCCCCACCGTCCGaggcagagccccaggaccactCCCCAGCGCCATCCAGAGACCCTCACAGAGGGGAAGTCATTGCCAGGGGATACCCCATGCAGGACTACCCCCTGCCCCTCATCGTCCAGAGCGGCTACTGTTCTGGCAAGAAGCAGGAGGACAACCTGCTCATGTCTTACCCAACCGGGCCTCTTGCCTTCGGGCCGTTGGGGAAGATGATGCCTACCGGGGACCTAGCCAAACTGCCCTTCTACCCAGACCCGTACCATCTGCTCTACGGGCCGCAGCTGCTGGCCTACCCCTACAACCTGGCCTCCCTGCCCATGGCTCTGAACATGATGGCCCCTGGGGACGACAAGGTGGCGCCGCTGCCCTTCCTCCCTGCCCTCTTCAACTACGCTGCTGCAGCTGGTCCCTACACTGGCATGTTGCCACACCACCTAGTGGCCAACCCCAGCCTCTACAACAGTGGTGGCAGCAGTAGAAAGCAGCGGGACGGCAGCGGCGGCGGCAAGCCGTAG
- the shbg gene encoding sex hormone-binding globulin, producing the protein MGSLKTLSGGLLLGLCLTLLGWGAEGQWNGHPKKEILGSGPINLGQQQRGTWWPLMQTRENLTEVKSIKSMFQFRTFDPEGVVFYGDTREGEDWFVLILRNGLPEMQIGKADILVSVQGGPKLNDGKWHLVEISSQGDFVVLEVDGQKALVVGLKSKETMEVLTGQIRLALGGILVSLDKLFLPFQPEMDGCIQKGNWLNLSTPWETELIGEPWPCYQNIQPGSYFPGAGLAAFNTTDLPGHQTEEGGITIDIHGDSTKMEGTVLSLNTPGQELPTVTVKINNNPKKVILTILKRDTITEQSFSRLSLTLVKNQVNMDIDDTHLTFEIDSIPDFPRSWKEGMILAFGGLPGDGVSYSSIQYLKGCLEKIQVQGQDVDLDRALYKDLSVSSHSCPSEV; encoded by the exons ATGGGCTCGTTAAAGACCCTGTCAGGTGGACTGCTGCTGGGTTTATGCCTCACCTTGCTGGGATGGGGAGCTGAGGGACAATGGAACGGACACCCCAAG AAGGAGATATTGGGCAGTGGCCCTATCAACCTAGGCCAACAACAACGAGGCACCTGGTGGCCCCTGATGCAGACCAGAGAAAACCTGACAGAGGTCAAAAG CATCAAGTCCATGTTCCAGTTCCGGACGTTTGACCCCGAGGGGGTGGTGTTCTATGGGGAcaccagggagggagaggactggTTTGTCCTGATCCTCAGGAACGGCCTCCCAGAGATGCAGATTGGGAAAGCAGACATCCTCGTCAGTGTGCAAGGGGGACCCAAACTCAACGACGGCAAGTGGCATCTG GTGGAGATCAGTAGCCAGGGGGATTTTGTGGTGCTGGAGGTGGACGGCCAGAAGGCGTTGGTGGTGGGACTGAAGTCCAAAGAGACCATGGAGGTTCTGACAGGCCAGATCCGCCTCGCCCTCGGGGGGATCCTGGTCAGCCTGGACAAGCTGTTCCTCCCG TTCCAGCCAGAGATGGATGGATGTATCCAGAAGGGGAACTGGCTAAACCTGAGCACCCCCTGGGAGACAGAGTTGATTGGGGAGCCCTGGCCCTGCTACCAGAACATCCAGCCAGGGAGCTATTTCCCCGGCGCAGGACTGGCTGCATTCAACACCACAG ACCTCCCTGGCCACCAGACAGAGGAGGGTGGGATTACTATTGACATCCATGGAGACTCCACTAAAATGGAAGGAACAGTTCTGAGCTTGAACACCCCTGGGCAGGAATTACCCACAGTAACAGTGAAAATCAACAATAACCCAAAG AAAGTCATACTGACCATCCTCAAGCGTGACACCATCACCGAACAGAGTTTCAGCAGACTGTCCCTAACCCTGGTGAAGAATCAAGTGAACATGGACATCGATGACACGCACCTAACATTTGAGATCGACAGTATACCTGACTTTCCTAGAAGCTGGAAAGAGGGGATGATCCTTGCATTTGGGGGGCTTCCAG GTGATGGAGTGTCCTACAGTAGCATCCAGTACCTGAAGGGCTGTCTGGAGAAGATCCAGGTCCAGGGACAGGATGTGGATCTAGACCGGGCGCTGTACAAGGACCTCTCCGTTTCCTCCCATAGTTGCCCCTCAGAAGTCTGA